CCAGTTCATCGAGCTTCTCAGTCTCACGGGCAAGGAAGGCTGTGATGGAAATTTGCTCTTCCATTGAAGGGATCGGGATTTTCAATGTGGAGATTTGCTCACATGTAATCGCACCCTTTGTGCTGCCGCCTCCGTCACTCTCGTCTCGCAGTAGCCGATAGTTCGCATCAAAGATGCGACGTATCCATTCGACGCTTGCCTTGTGAGCATCCGGACTAACATATGCCACGTGTTGACTGATCGTGGCTTCAATCGTTAATAAGGCAGCCATCCCGCGCGTCCGACCTTGCCCTGTAATTCCAATTAAAACCGCAGGCGGCGTTATTTTCGGTAGATGGCAATCATTGAGCGCCAGTTCTGTGACAAACTGGTCGGACTCCTTGATGACTTCCTGGTTTACCGCTGAGCTATTCAGCCACGGATAGGTGCCATCAGCCCAATACGCCAATTGCTCTCGATTGGGCGTTGAGCCGTTCCCCACACGCGCAAGGTACTTTAGCGGACTTACATCCCAGTGCGCCGGTACCGCGCCCAGCCACTCGACACCACTGTCCTTGTATTCCGGGTAGCGGGGAAAGCTCATTTCGACAGCTCTCCGATCATCGTGAGGATGCGGTCGGTAACGCCCTTCAACTCAGCATCGATCTCCGCGAGCGGACGTGGCGGCTTGAAGACGTAGAAATGCCGGTTGAAGGGAATCTCGTAACCCACCTTCGTCTTCTCGTGGTCAATCCAGGCATCCGGCGCATGGGGCACCACCTCACGCTGGAAGTACGTCTCCACGTCCTCGGAGAGCGGGACGTTCTCCGTGTCGCGCAGGTTCGCGTCCGCCAGGGGCTTGCCCTTGCCCTTTCCCTTCGTGCCCAGGACCGGATGGCCCTTGTGGTCACGCTCGGGACGCTCGACCGTGATGGTGCGGTAGCCGAAGTCTTCGTTCTTGAAGATGCGGCTGATGGGTACGCCTTCCCGCGTCACCTTCTTGAAGGCGCCGAAGATGCGCGTGATGTCCTTGATGTGCTCGGGACTCAGTTCCTTGCGCTTGCTGCCGAGGCTCTTGCGCATCTTCTGGAAGAAGGTGCTCGCGTCGATGAGCTGGACCTTGCCCTTGCGCTGAGCAGGCTTCCGGTTGCTCACGATCCACACATAGGTGCTGATGCCCGTGTTGTAGAACATGTCCGTGGGCAGGCCGATGATGGCCTCCACCAGGTCGTTCTCCAGCATGTAGCGGCGTATCTCGCTCTCACCCGACCCTGCCCCACCCGTGAAGAGCGGCGAGCCGTTGAGGACGATGCCGAAGCGGCTCCCTCCGTCCTTCTCCGGCCGCATCTTCGACACCAGGTGCAGGAGAAACAGCAGCGAGCCATCGCTCACGCGCGGCAGGCCCGGGCCGAAGCGGCCGTTGAAGCCCTGCTGCTCGGCCTCCTTGCGGACCTCCTTCTCGATCTTCTTCCATTCCACGCCGAACGGCGGATTCGACAGCATGTAGTCGAAGTGCTTGCCGGGATGCCCATCCGCGGAAAGCGTGTTGCCGAAGACGATGTTGGCGACGTCTTGCCCCTTGATGAGCATGTCCGCCTTGCAGATGGCATAGGACTCGGGGTTCAGCTCCTGTCCATACATGACGAGGCGGGCCTTTGGGTTCATCCCGGCCAGGTGCTCGCCAGCCACGCTCAGCATGCCGCCCGTGCCCGCCGTCGGGTCGTACAGGTGGCGCACGATGCCCGGCTTCACGAGCGCGTCGTCGTCCTCGATGAAGAGGAGGTTGACCATCAGCCGGATGACCTCGCGGGGCGTGAAGTGCTCTCCGGCGGTCTCGTTCGACAGTTCAGCGAACTTGCGGATCAGTTCCTCGAACACCGAACCCATCTGGGCGTTGTTCACGACGTCCGGGTGCAGGTCGATGTTCGCGAACTTCTCCGTCACCAGGTACAGCAGCCCGGCCTTCGACAATCGGTCGATCTGCGCGTGGAACTCGAAGCGCTCGAAGATGTCCCGCACGGAGGGGGAGAAGCCCTGCACGTAGCGGAGCAGGTTCTCCCCGATGTTGTCCTGGTCACCCATGAGCTTCTTCAGGTCGAGCGGCGACGTGTTGAAGAAGTGCTGGCCGGACTTCTTGAGCAGGAAGGGCTCGGGGTTGAGCTTCTGCTTCTCGCGGGCCACCTTCTCCGCGAGGACGGCGGCCTTCGTGGGCTCGAGCACGCAGTCGAGGCGGCGCAGCACCGTGAAGGGGAGGATGACCTTCCCGTATTCGGACTGCTTGTAGTCGCCGCGCAGCAGGTCCGCGACGGACCAGATGAAGGAGGAGAGGTTCGGCTCACTCATGAAGGCATTCTCTCTGAGCACCCGGAGCGAAGGGGGGAGCGGGTCGAGGCAGGTGCATGCCGCTCCGGGGCAATCCCGGTCATGGTAGCAGCGGCCGATCAGGGACGGCCATCGCCAAGAGAGGCACTTCGGGCCCGCTGGCCCGTGGAGCGACTCTCACTCAGGGTACGCTTCGTCGGCCCGTCAATCACACGCTTGAGCCCCGCCGGTATGGCGAGCGCGAAGGGATATCGTGTATGCGAAAGACCTGGGCGCCTTGTCCAGGGCCGTTCCCGGGCTCAAGGCTGGGGACGCCACCACAGCCCTTTCAATCCCGCCTGCTCACACGCCTGCCGTGCCTCTTCGGTGTAGCAGTAGTAGAGCAGCTCGGGGATGGAGAACACGGGCGGGACGCCTCCCGGCGGAGGGCGGAGCACGAGTGGCTCTGCGTCCTCCTTGCCCAGGAGCTCTTCTCCGCACTGGTGGAAAGGCACGCCCTTCACGAGGGTGCGCTCCCGGTCGAGGCAGTCGGTCCGGTCCAGCACAGTGAAGGACTGGCCGGGTGGGACTGACAAAGACTGACTCAGGATGTGCTTCGCGGACCCGTCACGCGGTTGAAGAACACTCCCGTGTTGCCGATTCTCTCAATCCCTTCCTTGATCTCCTCGGAGACAATCAAGGCCAGTTCCCACCCCATGGGACGGAAGACACGCGCATCTTCAATTTTCGAAGTGTCGATACGCAGGCCCGAGATTGAGCGGTACTCGCCTACCCGCTCGGGTACGGCTCCGTCCGGTGGATAGACCTGGACCTCGCGACAGTTGGCTTCGTCAATACACATGAAGCGCCGGGTCGCGTTGACGACGTAGTACCGCTCCGGCGTCCCTTCAATGTCTACTGGGAACAACTGCACGTCGGCAGGCGCAAGTTCCCGGAAGACGTTCGCGACCTGCTCGTTCGCAATGGGCAAGCGGTCTGCATTGGCCACCGAAAAAGTACGCTTCACATCAACGTGAAAGGGGACTGTCTTGAGAGGTCCCGGGTCAGTCACTGTTTTCCCGTCCACAAACATCCACGGGTCATCCAGCGCGTCTCCATTCAGGTGGGTGGGGAGTTCCAGGCACCACTGGGGGACATCCCCAATCTCCACTGCGTAGAAGTCTAGCGCCATCTCAGCCTCCACCCACCACGACCAACCGCCTCAACTCCGTGCCAGTCGTAAGAAGCTCCCCTGCGATCCGCGCCAGTTCCTCAATCAGTCGGACCCGGCACGTCTCCTCTGACTTGCATCGCCCCAAAGCTTTCTCCAACCGATCGAGAACAGCCTGATGGTATTCACGTGGATGCGGCCCCTGATGGGCTTTCAGGCGCACCTGGTTCGGGACATCCTCCAGCTTCATCCCGGCCCGGGCAAAGAGCCTTGCACATTGCGGCGTCCATGGCCCTCCGGACACAGCGGAGACCAGATTCTTGTTCGTGCAGATGTGATGAACCGGCCCCTCGGCGTCGCCTGGAATCTGGCCGTTCGAATACATCGCGAGAGCAGCCGCCGCTCCAGGAGCCAACGCGACGTTGAGCACACCTGCGGCGGGCAGCGCGATGGATGTCACGCCACCGTTCAGGGCTGCCCCGAGTGAGAATCCCGCTTCGGCCTGCCCTCGGAGCGCGGCCTGGGGGAAGCCCGGGAGCTTGGGGCCCTGGGCCGCCATCGCGTTCTTCCCGCCAAGCGCCGCTGTGACGAGCAGCACCAGTACGCGCGTGCCGTTGGTCCCCAATACCCGCCCGAACCGGTGACCGATGTCCTGCAACTCAAGAGTGCTCGTCGCCGCTCCTGCGTCGTCCCAAAGCCGCACGAAGCCCTGGCCCATCTCCCAG
The sequence above is drawn from the Corallococcus sp. NCRR genome and encodes:
- a CDS encoding type I restriction-modification system subunit M; translation: MSEPNLSSFIWSVADLLRGDYKQSEYGKVILPFTVLRRLDCVLEPTKAAVLAEKVAREKQKLNPEPFLLKKSGQHFFNTSPLDLKKLMGDQDNIGENLLRYVQGFSPSVRDIFERFEFHAQIDRLSKAGLLYLVTEKFANIDLHPDVVNNAQMGSVFEELIRKFAELSNETAGEHFTPREVIRLMVNLLFIEDDDALVKPGIVRHLYDPTAGTGGMLSVAGEHLAGMNPKARLVMYGQELNPESYAICKADMLIKGQDVANIVFGNTLSADGHPGKHFDYMLSNPPFGVEWKKIEKEVRKEAEQQGFNGRFGPGLPRVSDGSLLFLLHLVSKMRPEKDGGSRFGIVLNGSPLFTGGAGSGESEIRRYMLENDLVEAIIGLPTDMFYNTGISTYVWIVSNRKPAQRKGKVQLIDASTFFQKMRKSLGSKRKELSPEHIKDITRIFGAFKKVTREGVPISRIFKNEDFGYRTITVERPERDHKGHPVLGTKGKGKGKPLADANLRDTENVPLSEDVETYFQREVVPHAPDAWIDHEKTKVGYEIPFNRHFYVFKPPRPLAEIDAELKGVTDRILTMIGELSK
- a CDS encoding imm11 family protein, whose product is MALDFYAVEIGDVPQWCLELPTHLNGDALDDPWMFVDGKTVTDPGPLKTVPFHVDVKRTFSVANADRLPIANEQVANVFRELAPADVQLFPVDIEGTPERYYVVNATRRFMCIDEANCREVQVYPPDGAVPERVGEYRSISGLRIDTSKIEDARVFRPMGWELALIVSEEIKEGIERIGNTGVFFNRVTGPRSTS
- a CDS encoding AHH domain-containing protein, translating into MRLAGAVSLLLLLATGCATRRVVHIDTGSGPRVVHEPVQVAPVQVSEDAFASALTQLILDMRMDVAFRETKRSRTLLASSKGLAGSGSRSSPESLSARLCPEADDCLALLGGTGLTFSRKDRTLMALSFALDSVWEGVEAEVGKLLNPAALKAMVTSAALSLLLTLTLPEPVTKAIAVVLTAAMVAYLGIVPVWEMGQGFVRLWDDAGAATSTLELQDIGHRFGRVLGTNGTRVLVLLVTAALGGKNAMAAQGPKLPGFPQAALRGQAEAGFSLGAALNGGVTSIALPAAGVLNVALAPGAAAALAMYSNGQIPGDAEGPVHHICTNKNLVSAVSGGPWTPQCARLFARAGMKLEDVPNQVRLKAHQGPHPREYHQAVLDRLEKALGRCKSEETCRVRLIEELARIAGELLTTGTELRRLVVVGGG